TTTAGAGCCCGTACGAAGGTATCGTAATCGGTAGTTAATTGCCGACGCGGATCCTCGGCTTTTACATCCACTACGGTTTGGCCGAGGGCAGTTTCTTCAAAATAGCGGCGATAGGTTTCTACTTCGGGAAGTTCGGGCATAAGCAGTTTTTTGGTAAATAACCAGCTAGCACGTGTTTGGTTTTAGCTTACCCGCAAATTGTTATAAATTAAAATACCATTCTATTTTGGTTCAGTGGCCGTTCTTATGAATTCGTTGCCGTTTTCAGGCGTTGGTGTATTTTTTCTGGCGCAAGTTTTCCAACTTGGGTCTTCGTACAAAGTAAAGTCTCTGACTTTACTCCGGCTAAAAGCCGGAACCCGTATCGGCTTACATAAGCTATTAAAAGGTACTTTAAATAGTAAAAATTTTAAAAGTAAGGTAAAGCTTATTTGATTGTGCTTCTTTGGAGCCTTGAAAAGGCTATAAAGAAAAGCCGTAAAGGATGCTATACGCCCCTTAACGAGCAACGAACAACTAATAACGAGTAACCACTTAATTTTAGTAACTAATACCCAGTAGCGGTATCATCGCCGCGGGGATCGGCGCCACCTTCCAGTTTGCCATCAGGTAACACCAGAATAGCGTCTACCCGGCCAATGGCGCGGGTATCTTTTAAAGTGTGCCCCATTTTTTTAAGTTTTTTAATTTCTGTCGCGCTCAAAGCATCGTCTTCGTACCGGATTTCGTCGGGCAACCACTGCGAGTGTACTCGTTTGGCATTTACGGCTTCCTGCATGCTCATGTCGTGATCCAGCACGTTTAAGATAGTCTGAAATACCGAAGTAATAATAGTAGAACCGCCCGGTGTGCCCACGACCATGAATAATTTTCCGTCGCGCTCCAGAATGGTGGGTGTCATGGAGCTGAGCATGCGTTTACCCGGGGCAATGGCATTGGCAGAAGTTCCGACCAAACCAAACATGTTGGGCACGCCCGGCTTGGCACTAAAATCATCCATCTCGTTATTTAATAAAAAACCGGCGCCATCTACCACCACGTGGCTGCCATAGCCCCCGTTTAAGGTAGTAGTTACCGATACCGCATTGCCGGCTTTATCAACCACCGAATAATGGGTGGTTTCTTCGTGTTCGTAGGGGGTTAAGTTGCCGGGTTTTATACTGGCACTTGGAGTAGCTTGTTTGGCATTGAAATCTTGCATGCGCGAAGCCAGGTAAACGGTATCGAGCAAAGCTTTGGCGGGTACCTTAAAAAAATCAGGATCGCCCAGGTATTCCGAGCGGTCGGCGTATACGCGGCGCTCGGCCTCGGTTAATAAATGCACCGACTTTACAGAGTTCCAACCATACTTCCGGAGATTATAAGGTTCTACTAAGCGTAAGAGTTGCATCAGCGCGATGCCGCCGCTGGATGGCGGGGGCATGGAAATAACGCGGTAACCTTTGTAAGAACCAAACACCGGATCGCGCCATTTGGAGTTATAATTTTGTAAATCTTCCTGGGTAATTAAGCCTTTGCCTTGCTGCATTTCGGCTACGATTAAACGGGCCGTTTCGCCTTCGTAAAAGCCGGCCCGGCCATTATCGCGAATGCGCGCCAAGGTTTGGCCTAAATCTGTTTGTACCAGCAAATCGCCATTTTTCCAGGGATTTTGCCGGATAAACGCGCAGCTAGAATTATTAAATTTTAAAAAATTCGCCTGATTGTTGTTTAAACCATTCGCTTCTTTTTCGGTAATGGCAAAGCCTTTGGTGGCTAAATCTACGGCTGGTTGTACCAATTTGGCCCAAGGCAACGAACCGTATTTCTGATGCGCCTGCACCATGCCATCTACCGTGCCCGGAACACCAGCCGCCAAATGTCCCTGAATACTTAAGTTGGGAACTACGTTGCCTTGCGCGTCCAGGTACATGTCGCGGTGCGCCTGGCCGGGCGCTTTTTCGCGATAATCCAGGGTATTGGTGGCGCCATCTTGCTGCCGGATCACCATAAAGCCACCCCCGCCAATATTACCGGCTGCGGGCAGTACCACCGCCAAAGCAAACTGCACCCCAATTGCGGCATCCACGGCATTGCCGCCTGCTTTTAAAATATCGGCTCCTACCCGGCTGGCTTCGGGGTGCGCACTAACCACCATGCCGTTTTCCGCCACCGGTCCCCGGCTGATAGACTTTGGCCCGGAACAAGCTTGCAGCAAAAACAAGATGATTATCCAACCAATACTGCTTTTTTTAAATTGCCCGGAGTAAAACGCTGTTATCATAAAATTGATGGTTTACTTTTTTTAATGAAGTAAATAGAAAGTACGCAACCTTGGCCCCGGAGTAACGCCATTTTTTTAATTTTTAATCGAGAAACCGCACCGTTATAAAACTATCGGTGTTGCGCCCCTGGTCGTCGAGGCACGAAATCTTGTACTTTCCTTCTTTTTTAGGGGTAAAAAATAAATTTTGGTTTACCGGTGTGGCCTGCAACAACTGATCATTAATGTACCAGTATACTTGTTTTACTTCGTTATGAGCATTGCAGTGCAGCATTAATTTTTGTTTTTCGGCGCGTTCCATCAAATACTCCATATTGGATGCCGGCGCGGTAATAATGGGTGCAAATTCCTGAAAAATGCGCGGGCACTGCGGATTGTGGGCCGGAATTTTCTCGTAAGGGATGTGTTCGGCTTCGTAAAAAGTTAAAATTTCCGGCGAATAGTTAGGGTACCATTTTTCCTGGTAACCGCTCTCGGGCAAACAGGTAGTACAATAAGAAAACTGCTGATTTAATGACACGTTTACCGGTTTCAAGTGCGTGCATTTAACTACCGGTGAAACACCGGGTAAATAAGCATCCAACACCCGGTTCTGGCAAAAAGTATTGGCGGGCTGTCCGGTAACCGTACACACACTGCGTTGGGCCAAACCTGACGGCGGCGCAAACCATTCGTTGGCGGAGTTATAATCAATGGTGTTAAAAATATCGAACAGTAAGGGCGTAGCCGTATCGGTGCCGTTGAGTTCGGGCACGCCCTCACCCGAAAAATTACCAACCCATACGCCTACCGTATACTTTTTATTATAACCGATACTCCAGGCATCTTTGCGGCCGTACGAGGTGCCGGTTTTCCAGGCTATTTTGGGTAAATGGCCGCTATTCTGGAAATTATGCGGTAAGTCGGGGCGCTGCAGTTGCGTTAAAATCTGGTTTACCATATAAGTGGCCGCCGGCGAAACGAGTTGCTGCTGGTATTTTAACGAATCTTGTTTTTGCCACCGCAAAGGTGCGTATTTTCCGCCACTGGCAAAGGCCGCGTACAAGGCCGTTAATTCTTCGAGTTTTACGTCGCAACCACCCAGTATCACCGATAAACCTAATTGATCGCCCGTTTTTTTAATCTGCGTAAATTGTGCTTGCTTTAGTTTATTTACAAAAACCGGCACGCCTAGTTGATCCAAAATTTTTACGGCCGGAATGTTTAAAGACGTAGCCAAAGCGTATTCCACCGTAATGTTACCGTTGTAATTGCCAAAGTAGTTTTCGGGCCGGTAACCCGCGTAATCTACGGGCACATCGCTGATTACGGTACGGGGTGTTAGTAAACCTTTATCGAAAGCCAAGGCATATAAAAGCGGCTTTAAAGTACTGCCCGGGGAGCGGTTAGCCCGGATACCATCAACTTGTCCGCCGTGTTGCTGGTCGGAGAAATCGGCGGAGCCTAAATACGCTTCCACAGCTTTAGTTTGGTTATTGATGACCAGCACCGAAGCATTCCGGATATTTTTGGCCCGCAAAGTACCCAGGTAGTTATAAGCCAGTTGCGCCACTTTATCCTGAATAACCCGGTTTAAGTTAGTTTGAATAATAGCCTGCTGCGGAAATTGTCGCCAAAGCCGGTACGCTAAATGCGGTGCAATTTGCGGAGCCTCGCTCCGAACGGCTACCAGCGGTTCGTTGAGCGCATCCGTAATTTCTTTCGCCGGGAAAGCAGCTTCTTCGGCAAAATACCTGAGCCACTTGTTCCGGAAACCCACAATACGGTCGTTTTTCGCGCCAATGCGTAACGAAGAAGGTTTATTGGGAATTACCGTTAACGTTACAGCCTGAGCCAAACTTAACTGGCTGGGTGCTTGCTGAAAATACAAAACCGAAGCTGCTTTTACGCCCTCAATGTTGCCGCCAAAGGGCACCAGGTTTAAGTATAAAGTTAAAATTTCGTCTTTGCTGAAGTACCACTCCAGTTGCCCGGCCCGGAATAGTTCTTTTATTTTGTTCGCTACAGTTCTTTCTTTGGGGTAAAGCAGCCGCGCCACCTGCATGGTAATTGTAGAAGCCCCCGAAGTAGTTTTGCCCGAGATCAGGTTATTCACGAAAGCCCGGCCAAGCGCCACGGGGTTCACGCCCAAGTGATAATAAAAATACCGGTCTTCTTTCAGCAGAATGGCCTTTTTGAGTAAAGGATTAATCTCGGAAGTTTGCAACTGCATGCGCCACTTATCATCCGGACTCAAAAAAGCGTGCACCACACTGCTGTCGCTGGCCGTAATTACCGGCGAATAAGAAATTTTTACTTGGAGCGGAAATAAAAAATTTAAAAAAATGAGAGTACTAAGTAAACCTAAACCAACTCCCACACCCCACTTCCACCAACCCGCATTTTTAAGCAAATTGGTAAAGCGGGAATAATGCAAGGACTTAAAATGGGCTAAGGTTCGCCACATAGGTTTGGTAAACTAAAGATTAAAACGTAGGCTATTTTAAATTATTACGGTTTTGTTTGCGGCTAATTTATATCCATTTTAAAACTTATTCTCTGATAGTTTTACTTACTAATAGGCCATTCTTCCGTCGCTGAGTAAGCATTTCACTTTTGATTTATAATGAAGCTGAATTTTTAAATTTTTAATTTTAGGTTTCATCCAACGGCATTCCACACTCGCGTCTAAACACCTGGTAGGCCTCTAGTCGGGAGAAGCGATTTACCATTTCTTTAAAGCAAATCAGCAACAAATCTCAACTGGCCGGAGGCCGGACGATAAGCATCACGAGCGTGGACGCTCGCGATAGTACCGATCCACTACAGAGCCCCCCTATAAAAAATTTGTAATCATTTGTAAAGTTAAAATATTCCAGATATTCATGCAGTTTGCCGGTAAATACCTATCTTCCTTTTTTACTTTGGCCAACTATGAGAAAATCAGCAGTCATTTTTGTAATAGGCGTATTTAGCTTTGCAGGTTTATCTTTTACCACCCAGGCGCAGGAACCCGAAAAATTTAACTACGACGAATCGCAGGTAGGCACCTATATCCTGCCGCCCTTATTGCAAACCCCAGATGGTAAAAAAATAACATCATCTACCCAATGGAACACGCAACAACGGCCAGCGTTATTAAAATTGTTTGCCGATAATGTATACGGCCGGTTGCCGGGCAAACCCACCGGCATGCATTATAAAGTAATTTCCGAAGATAAATCAGCCCTGGGCGGTAAAGCCATTCTGAAACAAGTTACCATCTACTTTACACCGGCCGACACCGGGGCCAGCATGGATGTTTTGCTATACCTTCCCAAACAAGCCAAAGGTCCGGTGCCGGTTTTTGCAGGTCTAAATTTTAAAGGCAACCACACCGTGCATCCTGATCCGCAAATTAAAATTACTTCGCGCTGGGTAGCCAATGATAAAAATGCCGGCATAACAGGGAACCGGGCCAACAAACAAACGCGGGGTTTGCAAGCCAGCCGCTGGGTAGTGGAAGAAATTATCGCGCGTGGTTACGGTTTAGCCACGGCTTATTACGGCGACCTGGAACCCGATCATCCGGAAGGGTACAAAACCGGCATCCGGACGCAGCTTAGTAAAAATTTAAAAATTCAGCCAAACGAGTGGGGAGCTATTGGAGCCTGGGCATGGGGCATGAGCCGCATGCTGGATTATCTGGAAACCGAACCCGCGGTTAACGTTAAAAAAGTAGCCTTACAAGGCCATTCGCGAATTGGCAAAGCCGCTTTATGGGCGGGAGCAAACGATACCCGTTTTGCGATGGTTATTTCTAATGAATCCGGCGAAGGGGGAGCCGCTTTAGCCCGGCGATGGTACGGTGAAACTGTAGCCCGCTTAAATGAAGCTTTTCCGCATTGGTTTAGCCCCAATTACAAGAAATTTGATAATAAGCCCAACCAAATGCCCGTAGATCAGCATCAGTTACTAGCCCTGGTGGCGCCCCGGCCCTTGTACGTGGCCAGCGCCCAGGAAGACCAATGGTCTGACCCGAAAGGAGAATTTTTAAGCGCCCAGGCCACTAATCCTGTTTATGCTTTATTTGGCAAATCCGGGATTACTGCCGCTGAAATGCCCGGCCTGAACCAGCCGGTAGGTGAAACGGTTCGTTACCATAACCGCAGCGGCAAACACGATGTAACGCTCTACGATTGGCAGCAATACCTCGACTTTGCGGATAAACACTTCCGTCAGACGCAGTAAACGATTTAATTAAATAGTCCCTGTTCCAAGCTTTCAGCTTGGAACCAGCAATAATTGTCAGTTTTCAACTGGCGAATCAACCTTAGTAGAATCGGGGTTTTGGTAAATTTGCCATTTTCACCAGAAGTTATGTTGAGCCAGTCGAAAAATCTAAAACATACCAATTTGTAATATAATTTGGTGTTTCATAGATGTTTCGATAGGCTCAACATTGCTCTAAAATTGATTATCTAAGTAAATTTTAAATTTTCTTCCCTACCAAAAGTCCAATATCCTTATACCTTTGTCCTCAATTCTTCTCCAAAAACTCCCATTCTTTAAAAGTAGCGGCTTGCCCCTGGTACGTTCCGGCTGCATCGTGGATGTTCCAGAGAATCGCATTTTTAATAATAAATCGTTTACCGGTACTCGAAATACGCACGCCATTGTAGTTCGAGATAAATCCTTTTTGTTTGGCTTCTTCCAACATGGCTTGTCTTTCGGCTACAGCTATAGGTTCAGCGGAAAGTCGGGAAGGTAATTGCGTAAAATCGGACCAGGGCATTTCCCATAGGTTTTGGGCCGTTTGGTTGGCGTAATTAAAAACGGGATCAGCCTGGGTACCGTGCGAGAGCAACACAAACGGCGCTTGATACAGATTTTGCGCTAAAGCTTCCGGCGATAAATCACCGGGGAGCAAGAACTGACCGGTTACTTTCCGGAACGATTCCGCTAACAACAAACTGTGCTGGACAATAAAAGACGATGATAAATCCATGGTAAACAAACAAATTTAAAACAGTAAAGTAGCCGAAAATTACGCAATTCGGGCAAATGCCGAAAACCATGCAACATTATTCCGCAGAAACACTTAACATTGCTGCCATAAATTTGTGCATCTTTTTTATGTCGCTCGCTTACCGTCGTATAATTGTTAAAATTGGTTCTAACGTACTAACCCAGGAAAATGGCATGCCCGATGTAGCCCGCATGCAGCATCTGGTGGAACAAATTACCCAACTCAAAAAACAAGGCAAAGAAGTAATTGTGGTTTCCTCCGGGGCAGTAGCTTCGGGTCGTAGCTTAATTAGCATTTCCGAAAAAGCTGATGCGGTAACCAGCCGGCAGTTGCTGGCCGCCGTAGGTCAGGTAAAACTTATCAATACGTATTCCGAGCTGTTCAGTCAGCACGAATTAATTTGCGCCCAGGTTTTGGTTACCAAAGAAGATTTCCGGGACCGTCAGCATTACTTAAATTTAAAAAATTGCTTCCAGGTTTTACTCCAGAACAACGTTATCCCGATTGTAAACGAGAACGACGTGATTTCGGTAACCGAGCTGATGTTTACCGACAACGACGAGCTGGCCGGCTTAATTGCTTCGATGCTAAACGCCGACGCCTTAATCATTCTGAGCAACGTAAACGGCATCTACAACGGCGACCCCAAAAACCCGGATTCTGAAGTTATTACGGATGTACAACCCGAGGCTACTGGTTTTGGGGCTTTTGTCACTACCCAGCGGTCGCAGTTTGGTCGGGGCGGCATGCTTACCAAGAGCCACATGGCCCACAAAGTAGCGCAGTTGGGCATTGCCGTACATATTGCCAACGGCAAAACCGAAAATATTATCCCGAAAGTATTACAACAGGAAGTAATAAACACTCGCTTTATTCCGAGCAAAATTAAATCGGGCCGCAAAAAATGGATTGCCCACTCCGAGAATTACGCCAAAGGTGCCGTGCAGATTAATGCCGGTGCTAAAACTGCCTTAACCTCCCCCAAAGCTACGAGTTTACTACCGGTGGGCATTGTGCAAATTATCGGCGCTTTCCAAAAAGGCGATATCATTAAAATTTTAGACGAAAATCAAAAACTAATCGGCCAGGGCATTGCCGAATACAGCTCCGACAAAGCCCAGGAACGCCTCGGCCAAAAAAATCAAAAACCTTTGGTACATTACGATTATTTATACTTAAACGCGGAAATTGGTTAAACAGGAAATTAGGTTAATTATATTACTTTAAAATTCTAATTTTAAAAAATTGAAAACAACAAGCAGTAGCTAAAAGAAACTGACACCAGTTTGGCTATCGAGCACCTGCTAGGGTTCTGGTTTTGCGCAGCAAAATTCCGCAGACGGAGTCGAGGAAAGGAAGGCTAGCCCGTGCGAGAGAGCTAAACGAGGCCCGCCGGCCATGAGGCAAAACTTGAAGTTCGCAAGCTAGAAAGCACCCCAACCTGGAGGCTTGAAAAGACTCCAAGTAAGTACAGA
The sequence above is a segment of the Adhaeribacter swui genome. Coding sequences within it:
- the pbpC gene encoding penicillin-binding protein 1C, which codes for MWRTLAHFKSLHYSRFTNLLKNAGWWKWGVGVGLGLLSTLIFLNFLFPLQVKISYSPVITASDSSVVHAFLSPDDKWRMQLQTSEINPLLKKAILLKEDRYFYYHLGVNPVALGRAFVNNLISGKTTSGASTITMQVARLLYPKERTVANKIKELFRAGQLEWYFSKDEILTLYLNLVPFGGNIEGVKAASVLYFQQAPSQLSLAQAVTLTVIPNKPSSLRIGAKNDRIVGFRNKWLRYFAEEAAFPAKEITDALNEPLVAVRSEAPQIAPHLAYRLWRQFPQQAIIQTNLNRVIQDKVAQLAYNYLGTLRAKNIRNASVLVINNQTKAVEAYLGSADFSDQQHGGQVDGIRANRSPGSTLKPLLYALAFDKGLLTPRTVISDVPVDYAGYRPENYFGNYNGNITVEYALATSLNIPAVKILDQLGVPVFVNKLKQAQFTQIKKTGDQLGLSVILGGCDVKLEELTALYAAFASGGKYAPLRWQKQDSLKYQQQLVSPAATYMVNQILTQLQRPDLPHNFQNSGHLPKIAWKTGTSYGRKDAWSIGYNKKYTVGVWVGNFSGEGVPELNGTDTATPLLFDIFNTIDYNSANEWFAPPSGLAQRSVCTVTGQPANTFCQNRVLDAYLPGVSPVVKCTHLKPVNVSLNQQFSYCTTCLPESGYQEKWYPNYSPEILTFYEAEHIPYEKIPAHNPQCPRIFQEFAPIITAPASNMEYLMERAEKQKLMLHCNAHNEVKQVYWYINDQLLQATPVNQNLFFTPKKEGKYKISCLDDQGRNTDSFITVRFLD
- a CDS encoding MEKHLA domain-containing protein, yielding MDLSSSFIVQHSLLLAESFRKVTGQFLLPGDLSPEALAQNLYQAPFVLLSHGTQADPVFNYANQTAQNLWEMPWSDFTQLPSRLSAEPIAVAERQAMLEEAKQKGFISNYNGVRISSTGKRFIIKNAILWNIHDAAGTYQGQAATFKEWEFLEKN
- a CDS encoding glucuronyl esterase domain-containing protein; its protein translation is MRKSAVIFVIGVFSFAGLSFTTQAQEPEKFNYDESQVGTYILPPLLQTPDGKKITSSTQWNTQQRPALLKLFADNVYGRLPGKPTGMHYKVISEDKSALGGKAILKQVTIYFTPADTGASMDVLLYLPKQAKGPVPVFAGLNFKGNHTVHPDPQIKITSRWVANDKNAGITGNRANKQTRGLQASRWVVEEIIARGYGLATAYYGDLEPDHPEGYKTGIRTQLSKNLKIQPNEWGAIGAWAWGMSRMLDYLETEPAVNVKKVALQGHSRIGKAALWAGANDTRFAMVISNESGEGGAALARRWYGETVARLNEAFPHWFSPNYKKFDNKPNQMPVDQHQLLALVAPRPLYVASAQEDQWSDPKGEFLSAQATNPVYALFGKSGITAAEMPGLNQPVGETVRYHNRSGKHDVTLYDWQQYLDFADKHFRQTQ
- the ggt gene encoding gamma-glutamyltransferase — encoded protein: MVVSAHPEASRVGADILKAGGNAVDAAIGVQFALAVVLPAAGNIGGGGFMVIRQQDGATNTLDYREKAPGQAHRDMYLDAQGNVVPNLSIQGHLAAGVPGTVDGMVQAHQKYGSLPWAKLVQPAVDLATKGFAITEKEANGLNNNQANFLKFNNSSCAFIRQNPWKNGDLLVQTDLGQTLARIRDNGRAGFYEGETARLIVAEMQQGKGLITQEDLQNYNSKWRDPVFGSYKGYRVISMPPPSSGGIALMQLLRLVEPYNLRKYGWNSVKSVHLLTEAERRVYADRSEYLGDPDFFKVPAKALLDTVYLASRMQDFNAKQATPSASIKPGNLTPYEHEETTHYSVVDKAGNAVSVTTTLNGGYGSHVVVDGAGFLLNNEMDDFSAKPGVPNMFGLVGTSANAIAPGKRMLSSMTPTILERDGKLFMVVGTPGGSTIITSVFQTILNVLDHDMSMQEAVNAKRVHSQWLPDEIRYEDDALSATEIKKLKKMGHTLKDTRAIGRVDAILVLPDGKLEGGADPRGDDTATGY
- the proB gene encoding glutamate 5-kinase, with translation MSLAYRRIIVKIGSNVLTQENGMPDVARMQHLVEQITQLKKQGKEVIVVSSGAVASGRSLISISEKADAVTSRQLLAAVGQVKLINTYSELFSQHELICAQVLVTKEDFRDRQHYLNLKNCFQVLLQNNVIPIVNENDVISVTELMFTDNDELAGLIASMLNADALIILSNVNGIYNGDPKNPDSEVITDVQPEATGFGAFVTTQRSQFGRGGMLTKSHMAHKVAQLGIAVHIANGKTENIIPKVLQQEVINTRFIPSKIKSGRKKWIAHSENYAKGAVQINAGAKTALTSPKATSLLPVGIVQIIGAFQKGDIIKILDENQKLIGQGIAEYSSDKAQERLGQKNQKPLVHYDYLYLNAEIG